One genomic segment of Bombina bombina isolate aBomBom1 chromosome 4, aBomBom1.pri, whole genome shotgun sequence includes these proteins:
- the LOC128657426 gene encoding NIF3-like protein 1, translating into MLLDLPLRFLCHPISLSWLTQSRKIMDLCSVISRLNALTPPALAESWDNVGLLVEPSPPHQVQKLLLTNDLTEDVLEEALQLGANMVLSYHPPIFKALKRLTWTGWKERLMVKALENRLAIYSPHTACDALPNGINDWLGRALGTCVSIPLCPSSSLSHPGGFGHLLEFSCDPSHTVMSRLKSLQDVSVRFYPVRQDGKDGSRISLSCSQKALLQVLPILAEDEQVYRNVELLALQKPPMSDTGMGRLCTLPEPISIATALERAKQHLGLPHLALGRGKTLESLVSVMAVCAGSGSSILSGVPADLYLTGEMSHHDVLDAVSEGRSVILCEHSNSERGYLQELRGQIEEKLDRKVQVLVSQKDQDPLQVV; encoded by the coding sequence ATGTTGCTAGATTTGCCCCTGAGGTTCCTCTGCCATCCAATATCTCTCAGTTGGTTAACCCAGAGCCGTAAAATCATGGACCTCTGTAGTGTAATCTCCCGTTTAAATGCTTTGACACCCCCAGCACTGGCGGAGAGCTGGGATAACGTTGGTCTTCTAGTGGAGCCCAGTCCCCCTCACCAGGTACAGAAGCTTCTGCTAACGAATGACTTGACTGAGGATGTGCTAGAAGAGGCCCTACAGCTGGGGGCCAACATGGTCCTCTCTTATCACCCACCCATCTTCAAAGCCCTGAAACGTCTCACCTGGACAGGATGGAAGGAGAGGCTAATGGTCAAAGCTTTGGAGAATCGGCTCGCTATATACTCCCCACACACGGCCTGTGATGCTCTGCCCAATGGGATCAATGACTGGCTGGGGAGGGCACTTGGTACTTGTGTTTCCATCCCGCTCTGCCCTTCCTCATCTCTCTCACACCCGGGTGGTTTTGGGCATCTCTTGGAGTTTAGCTGTGACCCCTCTCATACTGTCATGTCCAGACTGAAATCCCTACAGGATGTCTCTGTGCGGTTTTACCCAGTCAGACAGGATGGAAAGGATGGGTCCCGCATAAGCCTAAGCTGCTCCCAGAAAGCTTTGCTGCAGGTGCTTCCCATACTGGCAGAGGATGAGCAGGTGTATCGAAACGTGGAGCTCCTCGCCTTACAGAAGCCTCCTATGTCGGATACAGGGATGGGGCGTCTCTGCACACTGCCCGAACCCATATCTATAGCAACAGCACTAGAGCGTGCCAAGCAGCACCTGGGCCTGCCGCACCTGGCATTAGGACGGGGCAAAACCTTAGAATCCCTTGTGAGTGTTATGGCTGTCTGCGCAGGGTCAGGGAGCAGCATTCTAAGTGGGGTTCCTGCTGATCTCTATCTCACAGGTGAGATGTCTCACCACGATGTCCTTGACGCAGTATCTGAGGGGCGCAGTGTGATTCTTTGTGAGCACAGTAATTCTGAGCGTGGATATCTGCAGGAACTTCGGGGGCAGATTGAGGAAAAGCTGGATAGAAAGGTGCAAGTTCTGGTGTCACAGAAAGACCAAGACCCCCTGCAGGTGGTGTAG